The proteins below come from a single Nocardioides eburneiflavus genomic window:
- a CDS encoding Ig-like domain-containing protein — protein MARVTALRRHRVGIASGVALAVATAAVVTYALSAEGYKKHEAELNDGGVWVVNGKLGWSGRLNKPINQLDGVVPGQDAKARLDVVQDGAAVVTLNRNAARGQAIETSRLEAQDGGSAAVPVNGDVRMAGGTLATADAQTGEVWAVRYDTQVGEPLMSAVDRQADPLAEAGEGAALAVGLDGTVVVTSTEERTVTTLAPQGTAFGKPVVEDLPGDAGRVSEVTTVGDRVITLDADAGVLAVVGGATVSVPPDSVLQQSGPAYDAVLVGAPDGLLSIDLESGEDTYVSDLSGNPAEPVRLGACVFGAWSGGLGAVAVQCGSQEVNEKDLTGNATSLAFRVNRGEIVLNDANSGTVWDVQDEKPVRIDNWDAFTSKKKKDDEDDENENQSDADRRPPRAKPDSYGVRAGRTTVLHPLDNDSAPEGRLLSIVDVDQPSGGARVEISPDGQTLVLQMPEDARPATFDYYIDDGRNGVSAQAAVDIEVRANSQNESPALREGYEKPTYQVPHGGALSVPVLSDWRDDRDGDTLLLDSATAVGGEQSGARARTTADGRIRFTAPTGDAAGQQQLVRVEFGVTDGRSAPVRKAISFQVQARSDQKAFAPSAEPDVVRGEVGKPIKIRPLLNDLPGSDPTDIDAELVLGAKVPQQPGAKIVSDLDSGQLTFTGERAGTYFLSYDAGYGNAPLDPGTIRVDVKPAPKRVAPPVAMPDTLTLYGQAPGIVDVLANDLDPAGGLLTVQRAAGDKAGQLDVAIVDGRWLRISAVQPDLLPRTQTVSYTITNGASSGVRGEVVVTQRAEPEDNTPITVADKVVVRAGAAVSAPVLDNDVSPAGDRLTLLADLVDSDTPGRLDVVAPIDVTGDVGTAFVSGRVVRYVAPDKVKERDTFSITYVAQNLEGKRANGLLEVTVVPADDPNDPPEPPTLEGRVVSGDTIKVRVPGVGVDRNGDPVTVTGVTSAPRLGRIVSYGGNFLEYQAYPRTVGTDEFTYSVVDSQGAFATGTARVAVVKPGQPQPPLAVEDRLTVEPGRTATFDPLANDFIAPGDAADIELLDAPDGVTHDQDTNLVTVPAPDSVDAPPVVIVYSVSNGLSESRATMTLQTASSFNNPPVVYDAFGRADDSGSVLVDVLEGAYDPDGPAEALEVTDVGAGATVVDGVEVRADRGAAPKVLPFVVEDADGASSAASVYIPPTGNGLPYVPDGTLIELDPGDTTTGRLGDYVEAPGDAEVRLASGRRSWSGSPSALQVGPDGERGFTLTAAPGFRGPGAVLVEVTSAADASGNEDTSTTADGATVLLSIPVQVGDDRPTLECPDTVVPIAAGQRYDLDIASFCKVFTVDPRDAAGLSYAAEWSQGRSGVDVGDAAGSVVAITASDVATQGGEAVLSVRAGDSNTEDVRFRLAQAPPPTMLPIKVETMEAGQTRTFDVGAYLRAGVADPSPNIVSVESIGNPGVRATADGSRLTLTAAKDTRGVQAGFRLVVSDVSSSDPPPERRADARIQFQVIGTPSQPGEPRPYPVSDEVGTIKMSWKPPDDDGGAPITHYVVREERKGSTQRCATNECVFRKLDAAGNYSFRVQAVNRVGASEWSELSRSARADTAPGRVQNIRMKSRGDGTITIAWDKPATNTSRILNYSVTWVGGGSSEIPGDDTEFTATGLNNNEKYVFTVRARNRIEYSLPRSSPEFQPLGTPPAPAAPAVTDLQSGANQTDVRIGWQAVQPEGPGPAVYTVTYSNGQASGAVPGCQKLASLTCTHSNLPYDGLTYTYRVVAANQPPGEPGNRSAPSEGGSVALVGRPAAWTDWSVAPTGTSQQLQLTYTVPDSRGTVSNVDVLVGGVAHAFPNQTGQNTVRVPTPSNEQAYNVELRVCNEKAPAGCTLSGVKSAQSYGPLGDALFDIRPVVSGKNIYWVITGTATGAPVSVRYDLDGDGEQPVTTQPGVSGQFSVQTKTYTTQNYNQDVRLSVAVFDPVRGGRGEDSGENRTKSGPPPQPSLALSEWTACGDLPQSDPKCQGAGAQGQSCTENSCGKLRIVTSDFVEPYTCEAEDPWPWVLTFERRGFGATDTADNTPWYFYAGQSVTVRCFSDNQSVTATTTWPQ, from the coding sequence GTGGCACGTGTGACTGCTCTGCGTCGCCACCGGGTGGGCATCGCCTCGGGCGTCGCCCTGGCCGTCGCCACCGCTGCGGTCGTGACCTACGCGCTGTCCGCCGAGGGCTACAAGAAGCACGAGGCCGAGCTCAACGACGGCGGCGTCTGGGTGGTCAACGGCAAGCTCGGCTGGTCGGGGCGGCTCAACAAGCCGATCAACCAGCTCGACGGCGTCGTCCCCGGCCAGGACGCCAAGGCGCGGCTCGACGTGGTGCAGGACGGCGCCGCGGTCGTCACCCTGAACCGCAACGCTGCCCGCGGCCAGGCCATCGAGACCAGCCGCCTCGAGGCGCAGGACGGCGGCTCTGCCGCGGTCCCGGTCAACGGCGACGTACGGATGGCCGGCGGCACGCTCGCCACGGCCGACGCGCAGACCGGTGAGGTCTGGGCCGTGCGCTACGACACCCAGGTCGGCGAGCCCCTGATGAGCGCGGTCGACCGGCAGGCCGACCCGCTCGCCGAGGCCGGTGAGGGCGCAGCCCTCGCCGTCGGCCTCGACGGCACGGTCGTGGTCACCTCGACCGAGGAGCGCACGGTCACCACCCTCGCACCGCAGGGCACCGCGTTCGGCAAGCCCGTCGTCGAGGACCTCCCGGGCGACGCGGGCCGCGTCTCGGAGGTCACCACGGTCGGCGACCGGGTCATCACCCTCGACGCCGACGCCGGGGTCCTCGCCGTCGTCGGGGGCGCGACGGTGTCCGTCCCGCCCGACAGCGTGCTGCAGCAGTCCGGACCGGCGTACGACGCCGTGCTGGTCGGCGCTCCCGACGGGCTGCTGAGCATCGACCTCGAGTCCGGCGAGGACACCTACGTGTCCGACCTGTCGGGCAACCCGGCCGAGCCGGTGAGGCTCGGCGCCTGCGTCTTCGGCGCATGGTCCGGCGGACTGGGTGCCGTGGCGGTCCAGTGCGGGTCGCAGGAGGTCAACGAGAAGGACCTCACCGGCAACGCCACCAGCCTCGCCTTCCGGGTCAACCGCGGCGAGATCGTGCTCAACGACGCCAACAGCGGCACCGTCTGGGACGTCCAGGACGAGAAGCCGGTCCGGATCGACAACTGGGACGCGTTCACGTCGAAGAAGAAGAAGGACGACGAGGACGACGAGAACGAGAACCAGAGCGACGCGGATCGGCGCCCGCCCCGCGCCAAGCCCGACTCCTACGGCGTGCGCGCCGGACGCACCACCGTGCTGCACCCGCTCGACAACGACTCCGCCCCCGAGGGGCGGCTCCTGAGCATCGTCGACGTCGACCAGCCCTCCGGCGGCGCCCGCGTGGAGATCAGCCCCGACGGGCAGACCCTGGTGCTGCAGATGCCCGAGGATGCCCGTCCGGCGACCTTCGACTACTACATCGACGACGGTCGCAACGGGGTGTCGGCCCAGGCAGCCGTCGACATCGAGGTGCGCGCCAACAGCCAGAACGAGTCGCCCGCGCTGCGGGAGGGCTACGAGAAGCCCACCTACCAGGTGCCGCACGGCGGCGCGCTCTCCGTCCCCGTGCTGTCCGACTGGCGCGACGACCGCGACGGCGACACGCTGCTGCTCGACTCGGCGACGGCGGTCGGCGGCGAGCAGTCCGGCGCACGGGCGCGTACGACCGCCGACGGCCGGATCCGCTTCACCGCCCCGACCGGCGACGCCGCCGGCCAGCAGCAGCTGGTCCGGGTGGAGTTCGGCGTCACCGACGGCCGCTCGGCGCCGGTCCGCAAGGCGATCAGCTTCCAGGTCCAGGCGCGCTCGGACCAGAAGGCGTTCGCGCCCAGCGCCGAGCCCGACGTGGTCCGGGGCGAGGTCGGCAAGCCGATCAAGATCCGTCCGCTGCTCAACGACCTCCCCGGCTCGGACCCCACCGACATCGACGCCGAGCTCGTGCTGGGGGCCAAGGTCCCGCAGCAGCCCGGAGCGAAGATCGTCTCCGACCTCGACTCGGGCCAGCTGACCTTCACCGGTGAGCGCGCGGGCACCTACTTCCTGAGCTACGACGCGGGATACGGCAACGCGCCGCTCGACCCGGGCACGATCCGCGTCGACGTGAAGCCCGCGCCCAAGCGCGTCGCCCCGCCGGTCGCGATGCCCGACACGCTCACCCTCTACGGCCAGGCCCCCGGCATCGTGGACGTGCTGGCCAACGACCTCGACCCCGCCGGCGGCCTCCTGACCGTCCAGCGGGCGGCGGGGGACAAGGCCGGCCAGCTCGACGTGGCCATCGTCGACGGTCGCTGGCTGCGCATCTCCGCGGTCCAGCCCGACCTGCTGCCGAGGACCCAGACGGTGTCCTACACCATCACCAACGGCGCCAGCTCCGGCGTACGCGGCGAGGTCGTGGTGACCCAGCGCGCCGAGCCCGAGGACAACACCCCGATCACGGTCGCGGACAAGGTCGTCGTCCGTGCGGGTGCCGCGGTCTCCGCCCCGGTCCTGGACAACGACGTGTCGCCCGCCGGCGATCGCCTGACCCTGCTGGCCGACCTCGTCGACAGCGACACCCCGGGACGGCTCGACGTGGTGGCCCCGATCGACGTCACCGGCGACGTCGGCACGGCCTTCGTGTCGGGTCGCGTGGTGCGCTACGTCGCCCCGGACAAGGTCAAGGAACGCGACACCTTCTCCATCACCTATGTCGCGCAGAACCTCGAGGGCAAGCGCGCCAACGGCCTGCTCGAGGTCACCGTCGTGCCCGCCGACGACCCGAACGACCCGCCCGAGCCCCCGACGCTCGAGGGACGCGTGGTCTCGGGCGACACCATCAAGGTCCGCGTGCCCGGCGTCGGCGTCGACCGCAACGGCGACCCGGTCACGGTCACCGGCGTCACCTCGGCCCCCCGCCTCGGCCGGATCGTGTCCTACGGCGGCAACTTCCTCGAGTACCAGGCCTACCCGCGCACGGTCGGCACCGACGAGTTCACCTACTCGGTCGTCGACTCCCAGGGTGCGTTCGCGACCGGCACCGCCCGCGTGGCGGTCGTCAAGCCCGGCCAGCCGCAGCCCCCGCTGGCCGTCGAGGACCGGCTCACCGTCGAGCCGGGGCGCACCGCGACGTTCGACCCGCTCGCCAACGACTTCATCGCGCCGGGCGACGCCGCCGACATCGAGCTCCTCGACGCGCCGGACGGCGTCACCCACGACCAGGACACCAACCTCGTCACCGTCCCCGCACCCGACTCGGTCGACGCGCCGCCGGTGGTCATCGTCTACAGCGTCTCCAACGGGCTGAGCGAGTCCCGCGCCACGATGACCCTGCAGACGGCGAGCTCGTTCAACAACCCGCCCGTCGTCTACGACGCCTTCGGTCGCGCCGACGACAGCGGGAGCGTGCTCGTCGACGTGCTGGAGGGCGCGTACGACCCCGACGGCCCTGCAGAGGCACTTGAGGTCACCGATGTCGGCGCGGGCGCGACCGTGGTGGACGGGGTGGAGGTGCGTGCCGACCGGGGCGCGGCACCCAAGGTCCTGCCCTTCGTGGTCGAGGACGCCGACGGCGCGTCGAGCGCGGCGTCGGTCTACATCCCCCCGACCGGCAACGGACTGCCCTACGTCCCCGACGGCACGCTCATCGAGCTCGACCCGGGCGATACGACGACCGGCAGGCTCGGCGACTACGTCGAGGCACCCGGTGACGCCGAGGTGCGGCTCGCCTCGGGCCGCCGCTCGTGGTCGGGCTCCCCGTCCGCGCTCCAGGTCGGTCCCGACGGCGAGCGGGGCTTCACCCTCACCGCCGCCCCTGGCTTCCGCGGCCCCGGCGCGGTCCTGGTCGAGGTCACCTCCGCCGCCGACGCCAGCGGCAACGAGGACACGTCGACGACCGCCGACGGTGCGACCGTCCTGCTGTCGATCCCGGTGCAGGTCGGGGACGACAGGCCGACCCTCGAGTGCCCCGACACCGTCGTGCCGATCGCCGCCGGCCAGCGCTACGACCTCGACATCGCCAGCTTCTGCAAGGTCTTCACCGTGGACCCGCGCGACGCGGCGGGTCTCTCCTACGCCGCCGAGTGGAGCCAGGGCCGGAGCGGTGTCGACGTCGGCGACGCAGCCGGGTCGGTCGTCGCGATCACCGCCTCGGACGTCGCGACCCAGGGTGGGGAGGCCGTCCTGTCCGTCCGTGCCGGCGACAGCAACACCGAGGACGTGCGCTTCCGGCTCGCCCAGGCGCCGCCGCCGACCATGCTGCCCATCAAGGTGGAGACGATGGAGGCCGGGCAGACTCGCACCTTCGACGTGGGCGCCTACCTCCGCGCAGGCGTGGCAGACCCCTCCCCGAACATCGTCTCGGTCGAGAGCATCGGCAACCCCGGGGTGCGAGCGACGGCCGACGGCAGCCGGCTGACCCTCACCGCGGCCAAGGACACGCGCGGGGTGCAGGCAGGCTTCCGCCTCGTCGTCAGCGACGTCTCGTCCTCGGACCCGCCGCCCGAGCGCCGTGCCGACGCACGCATCCAGTTCCAGGTGATCGGCACGCCGTCCCAGCCGGGCGAGCCGCGCCCCTACCCGGTCTCCGACGAGGTCGGCACCATCAAGATGTCGTGGAAGCCCCCGGACGACGACGGGGGTGCGCCGATCACCCACTACGTCGTGCGCGAGGAGCGCAAGGGGTCGACCCAGCGCTGCGCCACCAACGAGTGCGTCTTCCGCAAGCTCGACGCCGCCGGCAACTACAGCTTCCGCGTGCAGGCCGTGAACCGCGTCGGGGCGAGCGAGTGGAGCGAGCTGTCGCGCTCCGCGCGGGCCGACACCGCGCCAGGGCGCGTGCAGAACATCCGGATGAAGAGCCGCGGCGACGGCACGATCACGATCGCCTGGGACAAGCCGGCCACCAACACCTCGCGGATCCTCAACTACTCCGTGACGTGGGTCGGGGGCGGGTCGTCCGAGATCCCCGGCGACGACACCGAGTTCACCGCCACCGGTCTGAACAACAACGAGAAGTACGTCTTCACCGTCCGGGCACGCAACCGCATCGAGTACTCCCTGCCCCGGTCGTCGCCGGAGTTCCAGCCGCTCGGCACCCCGCCGGCGCCTGCCGCGCCCGCGGTGACCGACCTGCAGTCGGGTGCCAACCAGACCGACGTACGCATCGGTTGGCAGGCGGTGCAACCGGAGGGCCCCGGGCCGGCCGTCTACACCGTCACCTACTCCAACGGCCAGGCGTCGGGCGCGGTGCCGGGATGCCAGAAGCTGGCGTCCCTGACGTGCACCCACTCGAACCTCCCGTACGACGGCCTCACCTACACCTACCGCGTGGTCGCCGCCAACCAGCCTCCCGGCGAGCCGGGCAACCGGTCGGCACCGAGCGAGGGCGGGTCAGTGGCGCTGGTGGGACGTCCGGCTGCGTGGACGGACTGGTCCGTCGCCCCCACCGGCACGAGCCAGCAGCTGCAGCTGACCTACACGGTGCCCGACTCGCGCGGCACCGTGAGCAACGTCGACGTCCTCGTCGGCGGTGTGGCCCACGCGTTCCCCAACCAGACCGGCCAGAACACCGTCCGGGTCCCGACGCCCAGCAACGAGCAGGCCTACAACGTCGAGCTGCGGGTGTGCAACGAGAAGGCCCCCGCCGGGTGCACGCTCAGCGGGGTGAAGTCCGCGCAGAGCTACGGCCCGCTCGGGGACGCGCTCTTCGACATCCGTCCGGTCGTCAGCGGAAAGAACATCTACTGGGTGATCACCGGGACCGCCACCGGGGCGCCCGTGTCCGTGCGCTACGACCTCGACGGCGACGGCGAGCAACCTGTCACCACCCAGCCCGGCGTCAGCGGTCAGTTCAGCGTGCAGACCAAGACCTACACGACGCAGAACTACAACCAGGACGTCCGGCTCAGCGTCGCGGTCTTCGACCCGGTCAGGGGCGGACGTGGGGAGGACTCCGGCGAGAACCGGACCAAGTCCGGTCCGCCCCCGCAGCCGAGCCTGGCACTGAGCGAGTGGACCGCCTGCGGTGACCTGCCGCAGTCCGACCCGAAGTGCCAGGGCGCCGGCGCCCAGGGCCAGTCCTGCACGGAGAACTCGTGCGGCAAGCTGCGCATCGTCACCTCGGACTTCGTCGAGCCGTACACCTGCGAGGCGGAGGATCCGTGGCCGTGGGTGCTGACGTTCGAACGGCGCGGCTTCGGTGCGACGGACACAGCCGACAACACACCGTGGTACTTCTACGCCGGCCAGAGCGTCACCGTCCGGTGCTTCTCGGACAACCAGAGCGTGACCGCGACGACCACCTGGCCCCAATGA
- a CDS encoding DUF58 domain-containing protein, producing MNDALEVIKPIGWLVLALGLGALLVATLTQWRELAVLGTASLALIVLALPFLLGRTSVSVDLRLQPERVAAGESVAAGVLVVNRATSRLVPTTLEVPVGSAVHRYGISSLAPGAAHEESFTIRTERRGVIAVGPAMTRRGDPVGIFSRDVVWTPVREVLVRPHLVPMESLGAGLLRDLEGVSTDAVSQSDLAFHALREYVPGDDLRHIHWRSSAKVMASTGESSLLVRQYLDTRRSHATIVVDDRLASWADPEDFETAMAVAASIAVRAVLDEFDVSFVCGAHASSGSDGHLALDAVCRADFGDRGLVESGRQATMLAPDTSLAFFVGGSESAFTDLLRSAAAFPPEVRRFGIIVDPAGTSRVTETGGLPVLHLAAKEDLGGLLRWSVR from the coding sequence TTGAACGACGCGCTGGAGGTCATCAAGCCGATCGGCTGGCTGGTCCTCGCCCTGGGCCTGGGTGCGCTCCTGGTCGCCACGCTCACGCAGTGGCGCGAGCTGGCGGTGCTCGGTACCGCCAGCCTGGCGCTGATCGTGCTGGCGCTGCCGTTCCTGCTGGGTCGCACCTCGGTGTCGGTCGACCTGCGGCTGCAGCCCGAGCGCGTCGCGGCGGGGGAGTCAGTGGCGGCCGGTGTCCTCGTCGTCAACCGCGCGACGTCCCGCCTGGTCCCCACCACGCTGGAGGTCCCGGTCGGGTCGGCCGTGCACCGCTACGGCATCAGCTCGCTGGCCCCCGGTGCCGCCCACGAGGAGTCGTTCACCATCCGCACCGAGCGGCGCGGGGTGATCGCGGTCGGACCGGCGATGACGCGGCGCGGCGACCCGGTCGGCATCTTCTCGCGCGACGTCGTGTGGACCCCGGTGCGCGAGGTGCTGGTGCGCCCGCACCTCGTGCCGATGGAGTCCCTCGGTGCGGGACTGCTCCGCGACCTCGAGGGGGTCTCGACCGACGCGGTCAGCCAGAGCGACCTGGCGTTCCACGCGCTGCGCGAGTACGTCCCCGGCGACGACCTGCGCCACATCCACTGGCGGTCGTCGGCGAAGGTGATGGCGTCCACCGGCGAGTCGTCCCTGCTGGTGCGCCAGTACCTCGACACCCGCCGCAGCCACGCCACGATCGTGGTCGACGACCGGCTCGCCTCCTGGGCCGACCCCGAGGACTTCGAGACCGCGATGGCGGTGGCGGCCTCGATCGCGGTGCGGGCGGTGCTCGACGAGTTCGACGTCTCGTTCGTGTGCGGCGCGCACGCCTCCTCGGGCTCGGACGGACACCTCGCGCTCGACGCGGTGTGCCGCGCCGACTTCGGCGACCGGGGGCTCGTGGAGTCCGGGCGCCAGGCCACCATGCTGGCGCCCGACACGAGCCTGGCCTTCTTCGTCGGCGGGAGCGAGTCGGCCTTCACCGACCTGCTGCGCTCGGCGGCCGCGTTCCCGCCCGAGGTGCGACGCTTCGGCATCATCGTCGATCCCGCCGGGACCAGCCGGGTCACCGAGACCGGCGGCCTGCCGGTGCTGCACCTCGCCGCCAAGGAGGACCTCGGCGGCCTCCTGCGCTGGAGCGTGAGGTGA
- the infA gene encoding translation initiation factor IF-1, with product MPKKEGVIEIEGTVVEALPNAMFRVELANGHKVLAHISGKMRQHYIRILPEDRVVVELSPYDLTRGRIVYRYK from the coding sequence ATGCCGAAGAAAGAAGGCGTGATCGAGATCGAGGGCACCGTCGTGGAGGCCCTTCCCAACGCCATGTTCCGTGTGGAGCTGGCCAACGGGCACAAGGTGCTCGCGCACATCAGCGGCAAGATGCGACAGCACTACATCCGGATCCTCCCCGAGGACCGGGTCGTGGTGGAGCTCTCGCCGTACGACCTCACGCGGGGTCGCATCGTCTACCGCTACAAGTAA
- a CDS encoding AAA family ATPase, with amino-acid sequence MTISHEQAEWFKTTFDQLTDNMEKAVLGKRHVVRLALTCLLSEGHVLLEDFPGTGKTMLARALANTVQGSHARIQFTPDLLPSDVTGVTVYDQHKGTFEFHPGPIFHTIVLADEINRASPKTQSALLEVMEEGRVTVDGVAHPVGRPFLVIATQNPIEQAGTYRLPEAQLDRFLMKTSVGYPDRQATVELLNNAAVRDRAALVTPVITAATIAQMSGLADEVYVDPAVVGYVAELAEESRRQPHVKLGLSARGCLAFVRVAKTWAAADGRDHVVPDDIKDLAEPVLSHRLLLDAEAQFSGVDVQTVISRLLDAVAPPTDRVGV; translated from the coding sequence ATGACGATCAGCCACGAACAGGCCGAGTGGTTCAAGACGACCTTCGACCAGCTCACCGACAACATGGAGAAGGCCGTCCTCGGCAAGCGCCACGTCGTACGCCTGGCGCTGACCTGCCTGCTGTCAGAGGGCCACGTCCTGCTCGAGGACTTCCCGGGCACCGGCAAGACCATGCTCGCTCGGGCGCTCGCCAACACGGTCCAGGGCAGCCACGCCCGCATCCAGTTCACGCCCGACCTGCTGCCCTCCGACGTCACCGGCGTGACGGTCTACGACCAGCACAAGGGCACGTTCGAGTTCCACCCGGGACCGATCTTCCACACCATCGTGCTCGCCGACGAGATCAACCGGGCCTCGCCCAAGACCCAGTCCGCGCTGCTCGAGGTGATGGAGGAGGGTCGGGTCACCGTCGACGGCGTCGCGCACCCCGTCGGCCGCCCGTTCCTCGTGATCGCCACCCAGAACCCCATCGAGCAGGCCGGCACCTACCGCCTCCCCGAGGCGCAGCTGGACCGCTTCCTGATGAAGACGTCCGTCGGCTACCCCGACCGGCAGGCCACCGTCGAGCTCCTCAACAACGCGGCGGTCCGTGACCGCGCCGCGCTCGTCACCCCCGTCATCACCGCAGCCACGATCGCCCAGATGAGCGGCCTCGCCGACGAGGTCTACGTCGACCCCGCCGTCGTGGGCTACGTCGCCGAGCTCGCCGAGGAGTCGCGCCGCCAGCCGCACGTCAAGCTCGGCCTCTCGGCGCGCGGCTGCCTGGCGTTCGTCCGGGTCGCGAAGACGTGGGCCGCCGCGGACGGTCGCGACCACGTCGTCCCCGACGACATCAAGGACCTCGCCGAGCCCGTGCTCTCGCACCGCTTGCTGCTCGACGCCGAGGCGCAGTTCAGCGGCGTCGACGTCCAGACCGTCATCTCGCGCCTGCTCGACGCCGTCGCTCCGCCGACCGACCGCGTGGGGGTCTGA
- a CDS encoding transglutaminase-like domain-containing protein: MRATAGATGTRTRVRSHTLVPDRHSWIDIAFTIALAGVAQSAFGTSFTGSTYLVVGLLGTVIAVAVTHLTRAAGWPIISAVVICLVLFFLLGGPLTLRSLGDTYALPGATTLAKVADQAIFGWKDLLTTLPPVDGDGPLLVLPWLSGVLAGLVGLALAHLPVRRAWLAAMLPVVGMTVLLSGAVLLGVRHPQSLLVQGSVFAGLALAWLAVRARRASATVQGGSTSYVRGVGAVAMLGLAAAVAYPASALFTDDDADRAVARNWVEPPFDVGRYPSPLAGFRKYVDLKGKSDPTNVYDKTLLDVEGVPADTRVRFATMDSYDGMVWGATDNALPGPADDSFQRVSSTIDNPVEGKDVQATVTLGEGWTGVWLPTVGALTSMEFETGDTRAKAEVFRYNLATSTAVVPSGMQPGDRYSFSAVVPDDELSETTVGSSELTPLPTGAGFIQGPTDNWTEDAGPDPMDRVLAAAEHLRSEGKYSDGIGRTERIYVAGHSVWRLADEFVNAPQIVGNDEQYAATMALIANDIGVPARVVLGAVVPAGGRVTGKDVSAWVELRAADGSWKTLPTEAFMSTTPPADQVPETNTPMSGTVIPPPNPIPPPSDAGEQSDADLKERKATRKEADEEDEGLIPGLPAWVGIVLTYVGGPLLLVALLLGAVVGLKALRRHRRRSAESPSARFVGAWRELVDHARDLGQVVPLGPTVTRREQSVGIVSGQAVVLARRADSFVFGPAAPEVAAATTYWESIDAERRAMSHEVGRWQRFRAAVSLRSLRRTAAGPAAPADPGQDDEAAPTPATGRVASAAGRLRGLADWRSRRTPD; the protein is encoded by the coding sequence GTGAGGGCCACCGCCGGCGCGACCGGCACCCGCACCCGCGTCCGGTCGCACACGCTCGTCCCGGACCGCCACTCGTGGATCGACATCGCGTTCACGATCGCGCTCGCGGGCGTGGCCCAGTCCGCGTTCGGGACCTCCTTCACCGGCAGCACCTACCTGGTGGTGGGACTGCTCGGCACCGTCATCGCGGTGGCCGTGACCCACCTCACGCGCGCGGCCGGATGGCCGATCATCTCGGCGGTCGTCATCTGCCTGGTGCTGTTCTTCCTGCTCGGCGGCCCCCTGACCCTGCGCTCGCTCGGCGACACGTACGCCCTGCCGGGCGCCACGACCCTGGCCAAGGTGGCCGACCAGGCGATCTTCGGCTGGAAGGACCTGCTGACCACGCTGCCGCCCGTCGACGGCGACGGCCCGCTGCTCGTCCTGCCGTGGCTGTCGGGGGTGCTGGCCGGCCTGGTGGGACTCGCGCTCGCCCACCTGCCCGTACGCCGGGCCTGGCTGGCCGCGATGCTCCCGGTCGTCGGCATGACGGTGCTGCTCTCGGGAGCGGTGCTGCTCGGCGTGCGCCACCCCCAGTCCCTGCTCGTCCAGGGCTCGGTCTTCGCCGGACTCGCCCTGGCGTGGCTGGCGGTCCGGGCGCGGCGCGCCAGCGCGACCGTGCAGGGCGGCAGCACCTCGTACGTCCGCGGGGTCGGCGCCGTGGCGATGCTCGGCCTCGCCGCCGCCGTCGCCTACCCGGCCAGCGCACTGTTCACCGATGACGACGCCGACCGCGCGGTCGCGCGCAACTGGGTCGAGCCGCCCTTCGACGTCGGTCGCTACCCCTCGCCGCTCGCGGGGTTCCGCAAGTACGTCGACCTCAAGGGCAAGTCCGACCCGACCAACGTCTACGACAAGACGCTGCTCGACGTCGAGGGGGTCCCGGCCGACACCAGGGTCCGGTTCGCCACGATGGACAGCTACGACGGGATGGTCTGGGGGGCGACCGACAACGCGCTCCCCGGGCCGGCCGACGACTCCTTCCAGCGCGTGTCCTCGACCATCGACAACCCGGTCGAGGGCAAGGACGTGCAGGCCACCGTCACCCTCGGCGAGGGGTGGACGGGCGTGTGGCTGCCGACCGTCGGCGCCCTCACGTCCATGGAGTTCGAGACCGGGGACACGCGCGCCAAGGCCGAGGTCTTCCGCTACAACCTCGCGACGTCGACCGCGGTCGTCCCGAGCGGCATGCAGCCGGGTGACCGCTACTCCTTCAGCGCCGTCGTGCCCGACGACGAGCTGTCCGAGACGACCGTCGGATCCTCCGAGCTGACTCCGCTGCCGACGGGTGCCGGGTTCATCCAGGGCCCCACCGACAACTGGACCGAGGACGCCGGACCCGACCCGATGGACCGGGTCCTGGCCGCCGCCGAGCACCTGCGGTCGGAGGGCAAGTACTCCGACGGCATCGGGCGCACCGAGCGCATCTACGTCGCCGGCCACAGCGTGTGGCGCCTGGCTGACGAGTTCGTCAACGCCCCGCAGATCGTCGGCAACGACGAGCAGTACGCCGCCACGATGGCGCTCATCGCCAACGACATCGGCGTCCCGGCCCGCGTCGTGCTCGGCGCGGTCGTGCCCGCGGGCGGCCGGGTCACCGGCAAGGACGTGTCGGCCTGGGTGGAGCTGCGGGCCGCGGACGGCTCGTGGAAGACCCTGCCGACCGAGGCGTTCATGTCGACCACCCCGCCCGCCGACCAGGTCCCCGAGACCAACACCCCGATGTCCGGCACGGTGATCCCGCCGCCGAACCCGATCCCGCCGCCGTCCGACGCGGGGGAGCAGAGCGACGCCGACCTCAAGGAGCGCAAGGCCACCCGCAAGGAGGCCGACGAGGAGGACGAGGGCCTGATCCCGGGCCTGCCGGCCTGGGTGGGCATCGTGCTGACCTACGTCGGCGGTCCGCTGCTGCTGGTCGCGCTGCTGCTCGGCGCGGTCGTCGGGCTGAAGGCACTGCGCCGGCACCGCCGACGCAGCGCAGAGTCGCCGTCGGCACGCTTCGTCGGGGCGTGGCGTGAGCTCGTCGACCACGCCCGTGACCTCGGGCAGGTCGTCCCGCTCGGTCCGACCGTCACCCGGCGCGAGCAGTCCGTCGGCATCGTGTCGGGCCAGGCGGTCGTGCTGGCGCGCCGCGCGGACAGCTTCGTGTTCGGCCCGGCCGCGCCCGAGGTGGCCGCGGCGACGACCTACTGGGAGTCGATCGACGCCGAGCGCCGGGCGATGTCGCACGAGGTCGGCCGCTGGCAGCGCTTCCGCGCTGCGGTGAGCCTGCGGTCGCTGAGGCGTACGGCTGCCGGCCCGGCCGCGCCGGCCGACCCCGGCCAGGACGACGAGGCGGCGCCGACCCCCGCGACCGGGCGTGTCGCATCGGCCGCCGGTCGCTTGCGCGGCCTCGCTGATTGGCGTTCTCGACGTACGCCTGACTAA